One Corynebacterium efficiens YS-314 DNA segment encodes these proteins:
- the dacB gene encoding D-alanyl-D-alanine carboxypeptidase/D-alanyl-D-alanine endopeptidase, with the protein MKNGVWIASAVGALAAVVGVAGVGINAQLNSLNHPPAFEVAAPEEIFRPVVATAEVDFSALNQQLTQAAADPRLGRFVGQVRDTATGEVIWSQNPDTPVRPASATKILTAAAALYELGWDDTIHTDVVVGQTPGTAVIRAAGDVTLSTDQLDDLAAQLTGQDIDTVLVDTSIWSDETFAPGWERIDIDAGYIAPVEPVMIEGGRIGGSHGDLPRTHTPALDVAQALAQRIGATDTGKGTAPADALVLATTESENLEQRLRRMMEESDNVMAEAIGRETAQNRGAATDTGSSAQLTMDILKEHGFDLRGVSIVDNSGLSFDNLITPRLLDDILHAAATDETLRPLLNTLPIAGGNGTLVDRYDDLSGAGWVRAKTGTLTATSALAGTVTSDRVYTFAFVSNDSNIPDARAAMDEMASVLREF; encoded by the coding sequence GTGAAAAACGGCGTGTGGATCGCATCGGCTGTCGGTGCGCTGGCCGCGGTCGTCGGTGTGGCGGGGGTGGGGATCAATGCGCAGCTCAACAGCCTCAATCACCCTCCGGCTTTTGAGGTGGCGGCACCGGAGGAGATCTTCCGGCCGGTGGTGGCCACGGCGGAGGTGGATTTCTCGGCGCTGAACCAGCAGCTCACGCAGGCCGCCGCGGATCCCCGTCTGGGCAGGTTTGTCGGCCAGGTGCGGGATACCGCAACGGGTGAGGTCATCTGGTCGCAGAATCCGGATACCCCGGTGCGTCCGGCGTCGGCCACCAAGATCCTCACCGCTGCGGCGGCGCTGTATGAACTGGGGTGGGATGACACCATCCATACTGATGTCGTGGTTGGACAAACCCCCGGAACAGCCGTGATCCGGGCCGCCGGCGACGTCACCCTCAGCACCGATCAGCTCGATGATCTCGCCGCGCAGCTCACCGGTCAGGACATCGATACGGTCCTGGTGGACACCTCCATCTGGAGTGATGAGACCTTCGCGCCGGGGTGGGAACGCATCGATATTGATGCGGGGTATATCGCCCCGGTGGAACCGGTGATGATCGAGGGCGGGCGCATCGGTGGCAGCCATGGCGATCTGCCGCGCACCCACACCCCGGCCCTCGATGTGGCGCAGGCCCTGGCGCAGCGCATTGGGGCCACCGACACCGGGAAGGGCACAGCCCCCGCCGACGCTCTGGTGCTTGCCACCACCGAATCCGAGAACCTGGAGCAGCGTCTGCGCCGGATGATGGAGGAATCCGACAATGTCATGGCCGAGGCGATCGGCAGGGAGACCGCCCAGAACCGCGGCGCGGCCACCGACACGGGCAGTTCCGCGCAGCTGACCATGGATATCCTCAAGGAACACGGTTTCGACCTGCGCGGTGTGAGCATCGTCGATAATTCGGGGCTCAGCTTCGACAACCTCATCACCCCGCGCCTGCTCGATGACATTCTGCATGCCGCGGCCACGGATGAGACCCTGCGCCCGCTGCTGAACACCCTGCCGATCGCGGGCGGCAATGGCACCCTGGTGGACCGCTATGACGATCTCAGCGGCGCCGGCTGGGTCCGCGCGAAGACCGGCACCCTCACCGCGACCTCCGCGCTGGCGGGCACGGTGACCTCGGACCGGGTGTACACCTTCGCGTTCGTGTCCAATGACTCGAATATTCCGGATGCCCGCGCCGCGATGGATGAGATGGCGTCTGTCCTGCGGGAGTTCTAG
- a CDS encoding inorganic diphosphatase → MSVEVTVEIPKGSRNKYEIDHETGKVYLDRYLFTPMAYPLDYGFIDHTLGEDGDPMDALVILPESVFPNVIVKSRVIGVFKMTDEAGGDDKLLAVLDDPRYDHIQDISDVSDFLKDEIEHFFVHYKDLEKGKHVDGSGWGDKAEAEQILADSIERYKA, encoded by the coding sequence ATGAGCGTCGAAGTAACCGTTGAGATCCCGAAGGGTTCCCGCAACAAGTACGAAATCGATCACGAGACCGGCAAGGTCTACCTCGACCGTTACCTGTTCACCCCGATGGCCTACCCACTGGACTACGGTTTCATCGACCACACCCTGGGCGAGGACGGCGACCCCATGGATGCCCTCGTCATCCTTCCGGAGTCCGTGTTCCCGAACGTGATCGTGAAGTCCCGTGTCATCGGTGTCTTCAAGATGACCGACGAGGCCGGTGGCGACGACAAGCTCCTCGCAGTCCTCGACGACCCACGCTACGACCACATCCAGGACATCTCCGATGTCTCCGACTTCCTCAAGGATGAGATCGAGCACTTCTTCGTCCACTACAAGGACCTGGAGAAGGGCAAGCACGTCGACGGCTCTGGCTGGGGCGACAAGGCCGAGGCTGAGCAGATCCTCGCCGACTCCATCGAGCGCTACAAGGCATAG
- a CDS encoding polyamine aminopropyltransferase, whose translation MSGLEQPAELSRVWRWLLLVSVAICAASGLVYELALVSLSASLNGGGIVETSLIVAGYVAALGVGAILVKPFLRWPAQTFLAVETLLGLIGGLSALVLYMTFAVVGQNLWMLVLATALIGILVGAELPLLMTMIQRGRLADARTTGSLVATLNAADYLGALLGGLAWPFILLPWLGMMRGAAAAGMINLLAALFVGCVLLRHLLPRAQFIRAVVALLVAIAVLGTVLVRSDGIVATARQQLYRDPVIYAHQSDYQDIVVTQRGADRRLYLNGGLQYSTRDEHRYTESLVYPGLSDSARTALIIGGGDGLAARELLRFPDMRITQVELDPEVIEVANTILLPDNGGAMQDPRVTVITDDAFTWLRAGGDGGQRYDAIFVDLPDPNNDTMARLYSQEFYTLALARLNDGGRMVVQSSSAYTTPDVFWRIASTMSAAGCGAVIPYHVHVPTFGDWGFQLCGPEGTELGLRGDTPSLRFLTDEVLAAAGVFGADNQPRELEPSTLDHPRVVEDLRRGYRQAGE comes from the coding sequence ATGTCTGGTCTAGAACAACCCGCTGAACTCAGCCGGGTCTGGCGCTGGCTGCTGCTGGTCTCCGTCGCGATCTGTGCCGCCTCCGGACTGGTGTATGAGCTGGCGCTGGTGTCGCTGTCGGCAAGCCTCAACGGTGGCGGCATCGTGGAGACCTCGCTGATCGTGGCGGGGTACGTGGCTGCCCTGGGCGTGGGCGCGATCCTGGTCAAACCCTTTCTGCGGTGGCCGGCGCAGACCTTCCTGGCGGTGGAGACCCTCCTGGGTCTGATCGGTGGCCTGTCCGCCCTGGTGTTGTACATGACCTTCGCGGTGGTCGGCCAGAACCTGTGGATGCTGGTGCTGGCCACGGCGTTGATCGGCATCCTGGTCGGTGCGGAACTCCCGCTGCTGATGACCATGATCCAACGCGGCCGGCTTGCCGACGCCCGCACCACCGGCTCCCTGGTGGCCACCCTCAACGCCGCCGACTACCTCGGCGCCCTGCTCGGCGGGCTGGCCTGGCCGTTCATCCTGCTGCCATGGCTGGGCATGATGCGGGGCGCGGCGGCGGCCGGCATGATCAACCTGCTCGCCGCCCTGTTCGTGGGCTGTGTGCTGCTGCGACACCTGCTGCCCCGCGCCCAGTTCATCAGGGCGGTGGTGGCACTGTTGGTGGCGATCGCGGTGCTGGGCACGGTGCTGGTGCGTTCCGACGGCATCGTCGCCACCGCCCGCCAACAGCTCTACCGCGACCCGGTGATCTACGCCCACCAGTCCGACTACCAGGACATCGTGGTCACCCAGCGTGGGGCCGATCGACGCCTCTACCTCAACGGTGGGCTGCAGTACTCCACCCGCGATGAACACCGCTACACCGAATCCCTGGTGTACCCCGGCCTGTCGGACTCCGCACGCACGGCCCTGATCATCGGTGGTGGCGACGGCCTCGCGGCCCGGGAACTGCTGCGCTTCCCCGACATGCGGATCACCCAGGTGGAGCTCGACCCCGAGGTCATCGAGGTGGCCAACACCATCCTGCTCCCCGACAACGGTGGCGCCATGCAGGACCCACGGGTCACGGTCATCACCGACGATGCCTTCACCTGGCTGCGCGCCGGTGGCGATGGGGGACAACGTTACGACGCGATCTTCGTCGACCTCCCCGATCCCAACAACGACACCATGGCCCGGCTGTACTCCCAGGAGTTCTACACCCTTGCCCTGGCACGACTCAACGATGGTGGGCGCATGGTGGTGCAGTCCTCCAGCGCGTACACCACCCCGGATGTGTTCTGGCGGATCGCTTCGACCATGTCCGCCGCCGGGTGCGGGGCGGTGATCCCATACCACGTGCATGTGCCCACCTTCGGCGACTGGGGTTTCCAGCTGTGCGGGCCGGAGGGGACGGAGCTGGGCCTGCGTGGGGATACCCCATCGCTGCGGTTCCTCACCGATGAGGTCCTGGCGGCGGCGGGTGTGTTCGGCGCCGACAACCAACCCCGGGAATTAGAGCCCTCCACCCTGGATCACCCCCGCGTGGTGGAGGACCTGCGCCGCGGTTACCGCCAGGCCGGGGAGTAA
- a CDS encoding DUF350 domain-containing protein — MSEYLINGVAGTLAYFVLAAVILVVGFVILDLITPGKLHELVFVHHLPNAAVITVAQQVSIGIIVVTAVLTSSDNLTQGLIETAVFGVLGLVIQVIVMALLEVFTPGRFRDLVEDPKLRSGAVVASVLLVVVGAVNAACLV; from the coding sequence ATGAGTGAGTACCTGATCAATGGTGTCGCAGGCACCCTGGCCTACTTTGTTCTCGCCGCCGTCATCCTGGTGGTCGGCTTCGTCATCCTCGACCTGATCACCCCGGGCAAGCTCCACGAGCTCGTCTTCGTGCACCACCTGCCCAATGCCGCCGTGATCACCGTGGCGCAGCAGGTGTCCATCGGCATCATCGTGGTCACCGCGGTGCTGACCTCCTCGGACAACCTGACGCAGGGACTGATCGAGACCGCGGTGTTCGGCGTGCTCGGCCTGGTGATCCAGGTGATCGTCATGGCACTGCTGGAGGTGTTCACCCCGGGCAGGTTCCGGGACCTGGTGGAGGACCCGAAGCTGCGTTCCGGCGCGGTCGTGGCCTCTGTTCTCCTTGTGGTGGTGGGAGCCGTCAACGCTGCATGTCTGGTCTAG